Sequence from the Cucurbita pepo subsp. pepo cultivar mu-cu-16 chromosome LG02, ASM280686v2, whole genome shotgun sequence genome:
agtaaggacgctaggccccagagggggtggatttggtggggtctcacatcgattggagaaaggaacgagtgtcagcgaggatgctaggccttGGAGGGGGGTGGTGGGCCcaagtaaggacgttgggcccttaaggggaggtggatttggtggaggttgcacattgattggagaagggaacgagtgtcagcgaggacgctgggctccgaagaTGGGTGGTGGGTCCaggtaaggacgctgggcctcgacggagggtggatttggtgggggttcgacatcgattagagaaagaatCAAGTGTTAGCGACGACATTGGGTCCTGaaggaggatggattgtgatatctcacattagttggggaggagaacgaaacactgtttataagggtgtggacaatatttgctagcggtgaacttcGGTCGTTacattcattttcaataaCTCTTTTTACACATCAATCAGCATATCCTTATCGTagagaaaatgaatatttatattcatacGATGAAATCTATAAAAATACATAGGACTTATATACATATACCTTAACCAAACCATCTTCGATGTGTGTAATTGATCGAAGAGTAATTATAGTTGGTCTAGCTTCACCTACTCTAGTTCTTTAAAATTCCAATAATAACATCAAATTAATGTTTACCAATCACACAAAGTCTTCCTCACATCAATCCTCCAATAGGGCAATGGTCGGTGAAGCTTCGTAGATATTTCAACTCTAAATCAATGCATCATCCATGAAGGGGGACAAGCAAAGATATCAAAGCcccacttttctttttgtgttagGGCAATCACAGACCACAGGTTTTTTTTATGTCTTTAATCCTTACCACGATCGAGCCTCGAGATGAGAAAATTGGGTCCATGGTTACGTATGCCCCGGACCGTGGAGTTCATGTGTTCGCTTCAACTTAGCTcatgttaattttattttaaaatataaaggaaACGAGAAAATTCCTAAAAGACTCgaaaaaaatttgttctcTTAACCCAAAGAGGGTTAAACAATGGAGCAAGTCTGACAAGCACCACATCAGTATGCaatttcattatcttttaCAAATAATGTTGTCCCCCAAGTCAAATAAGTTTACATCGCGaagatatgttatgtttttcttatttagattttgacAATAACATTTCGAGTAAATGCGTACATCAAATTCAAAGATGAGTTAAATGATGCCTACAACGCTAGAACTAGAAAAGACAATCCAAGAGGGCACCGACAATCAAAGATAAGAAGGGGAATACACGTGATTGACTCATTACTAATGTCAAAGAACCTCGAACAAAGTTGCCACAAAAATCGTTTATCCTCACGTAACATAGAGATGCATATGCTACTTTGTGATGCTCCGAGCAATTCGATCCCTCTTTTGGAACcaagaaataaaacataggTCCACTTATACACTGAGTGACGTTGATCACCTCGTTTGGTGATTTTTGTGCGACATATTATCTTATCACATAACTCGTAATTACCACAAAATCGCGTCTAAAAGATAGATCTTTGTAATCCTCATAAATTAGctatgaaatatttatgaaatttgggtTCATGCCTCTCTAGCACCTTAGGGTGCTCCAATCATCACTACTTGGGCTCAAAACATATGGGCTCAAAACATAAgtccatttcatttttagggCTTAACAATTTTGAGCCTATGTATAAaaatcttctcaatttctgcaatatttcaattcttttatatacaataatatcattattttatttcttttatatgtataaattattattattattattattttaattatgtccTTAGGCATACCTActtaaaatagataattctTTTTGTATGGATAAATTAAGTTTCTTTTGATTATCCTtccattcaaatatattaataaaataatatttaaaaatacgattgtaattttatatatttaaaaaaaaaaataaagagtttctatttttaatacaatttgtagtaatttttttttatattattttataaaaaaatacccaAAGAGGGTTAAACAATGGAGCAAGTCTGACAAGCACTACATCGGTATGCaatttcattatcttttaCAAATAATGTTGTCCCCCAAGTCAAATAGTTTACATCGTGaagatatgttatgtttttcttatttagattttgacAATAACATTTCGAGTAAATGCGTACATCAAATTCAAAGATGAGTTAAATGATGCCTACAACGCTAGAACTAGAAAAGACAATCCAAGAGGGCACCGACAATCAAAGACAAGAAGGGGAATACACGTGATTGACTCATTACTAATGTCAAAGAACCTCGAACAAAGTTGCCACCAAAATCGTTCATCCTCACGTAACATAGAGATGTATATGCTACTGATGCTCCGAGCAGTTCGATCCCTCTTTTGGAACCAAGAAATAAAGCATAGGTCCACCTATACACTGAGTGACGTTGATCACCTCGTTTGGTGACTTTTGTGCGACATATTATCTTATCACATAACTCGTAATTACCACAAAATCGCGTCTAAAAGATAGATCTCgtacaaaatttcaatatatttgaTTGATGCACGATCAAATCGGGATAGCGAGAAAAACTCAATTCTCCGACAAGGGCTACCCCACTATATGCAACTTAATTATAACAACTTTCCACGTCAATTGCAATATGACCCCTAAATTTCCAATAATTGCAAAATGCCCCCTCTCTTACTCTAGAAGCCTTCCTAAACAAGCTAATGTAAGGGCGAAATACCCAATTCGCCCTTTTTTTCCCTATTTAAGCTTCCTGATTCATTTCTAATTCAATATTCTCATAATTCCCCAATTTCCATCTTTTCAGACCATCTCCAGCGCCGCCTCCTCCCACCGCTACTGCAACTTCTTACTCCTCTTAACTCTACTTCCATCAATGGATTCCAAAGAACCGAAGCAGCGATTCTCAGAGCTGCCGCCGAGAAGAGGTAAGATCCTGATCGGGATCTTCAAAAGCATCTTCAGAACTGTTAAACCGATGCCGGAAGGATTCGAAAGTGATCGGAGAAAAAACGAATCCCTAACTTCGTCTCCGATCACTCCGGCTACGAATTCCAGTGGCTACAACTCGGAAGTTCAGTCCGAGTCATGACGAGTGAGCGAGTTCGTTATGAATTCGCTCACTGATCGGTTACTCTCGAGGTCTCGTTCTCCATCCGCTGCGACGAATTATTGTCtctgtttttcaatttctgttgtttttgttgttgttaatTGTATATTGTAGAGGAGACGAAGATTTCGATTCTgtatataaacaaatttattgtGGATTTTGGTAATGTGATTTCGATTTTGGAATGTTCTTCTGAATCATCCATTGAATCTCTTCTCCGATCGCTTTTCCTGCTCTGTTTACTTTTCGAATCAGAGGATTTTTGGTCATTTCGTCTTCGGTTTTTGTGTTCTTCGATTGGTTGGatctaaaaaaatacagatatctaattttatttatttatttatttatttgcataACCAAACGGCCTTGTCCTTTCAATTCCGTGTTCATTAAGcgtctttaaataaaaaattaaaaaaaaaaaattatgttgtGAAGTAGTCAATCATGTTGTGAAGATAATGGCTGTTGATTTCTAAGATATGTCAAACAtgcttttataaattatataactattatgaatttatgtttttaaaaagaagttaaattaCTATGTTATCTCCGAGTCGTTCGAGTTCAAACTTTAACTTTAACTTTAGGTATGTAACAATTCAAACctaccactaacagatattgttcactacTGTcgatctcacgattttaaaatgcgtttataCTAGTAGAAGTTTTCACGTctctataaaaaaatgttaattattttttagaatttttctctcgaataattatttattatctaaagCATTGAAGTTCGAGTCAATTATTCGTGacaaaaagatttaaattttatttaaaagttaaaattttaattaaataaaaacaaatttgaaaattttattcaaacacatttaaaatatttaaaagtaaactTGTAATTGAAGGcattatatttcttcttttttttttttctttttttttcttttgtttttaataataataatggacgAGATATCCCATAACTTAGCAGGTCGGCTTACGTGGCACGCCATCATTgctccattttatttatttattaattatgatttatttttccttcgTACAAATTGTTCCCAATACTTTCACTTGACAAATTTGCTTACGTCATTCTGTGGATGTCACGCTTACgtatttcttcaatattttaatttttttaatccttattttatttcgaagttttaatacttttatcaattatttactttttagtccttgcaattttaatatattgtgGTTTGGTCCATTCtacactttatttttatatcttccattttttattaaacaacaaagtttatgaaaaattaaaattttaatggtacgtaattattttgtatttaattcatacctacaaaataataataataataaatatatttaacccctattaaatataaatttattaaatggtTTTATCCAATAAATACAGGTTGACATAAATTTGTGAATTTAAGGATTAAAATTCGAGTAAGTGAAAGACTTTTGGTTGATGTAATACTTCATTATATTCGTTGAATTTTACTCGTGCTGAAGTGAAATTCCTTTCTTACCccttatcttattttattttatttatttgaacttttgagtATGTTAAACAAATGGGAGTACATGTTCAATAGTTCACCTTTGCTGCTTACGTGTCATAGGGCCTTTTCCAGTTttataatgtttaaatttctgttaaatataattttaattgttaacattaattattttctaaatttattctgGTCAAAGTCAAACCTTTCTAGAAgctcaaagttgacaatattatatcatatcattaatttttttaaatttttttttttttttataaatattggtTAATGTATATACTCTTTTTCAAATATAGTACTGaccataataatatttttaaatatttttaatattttttaaacaaattattaacgcaaattatattgatttatggttctaaaaacaatttactatttttatttggtggataaaagtttttattttttttaccaaattagaaactaaattaataaatgtatgaagtttcttattttattttaaacagaGTTTGGTCCTTTTCTGCAAAACCCCGCTTGGGGTTGGCTTCTTGGTGACGACGGTTGGAACTAGGGCTCGAGTTGACAGCGGCTGCTATGCTGCCGACCACAATGAACACACTTCCGGCGAAAATGGTTGAGGGTCTCTCTCTAATCAGAACGTTTGCGACGTTTCCCTCTTCTCAGCTAGGTTCGGTTTAATCTTTTAACGCTTTTTTAACTGTTTTGTATGATTATTGGAGGATTCAAACATGAATTTACACATTTCATTGCGATATTAGGTGCTCCGAATTATGGATTTGTTTCGTTCTTGCATCACAATAGAGGATCGAGGTTGAATTTTCCTAAAACGGTATGGAGTTTGGAAAAATGTAGTATGCGCGTGGAGAACAGTTTGCAAGCTCTTCGCCCTGCCTCTGAAGCTTTTGCTCAAGAAGCTACTGAAGCTCTTAAGGCTGGGAAGGTTATTGCAGTCCCCACTGATACTCTTTACGGACTCGCTTGTGATGCTTGGTATGCATTCCTTTTAATGGGTTGTTTCTgtaatttccttttctattttgtgagtttcttttctttttgccaATTATGAAGGAGTTTTATCAATTGTAATATAGATTTTTCTTAAGATGAAGTCTTCATGGTAGGTGTAGGTGGGAAAGAACCTCTGATTcttccaaaatttattaaaaatagaggATTGTATTTGTGATCTTGTTTAGTACAAAGGTTTTTGGTGAAAGATCTTGGTTGAGTCAGGAGTACTGATCGTATGAGCGTGGGTGGCACATGGTTGTTTGATGCTCGCTAGTCGATGTTTGCCTTTCATTGAGATGAGACGCCTTATGAATTCTCCCTATTCAACGAAGAGACAATTGTTTGACCGCACACGATGTTTTGGGCTTGGCTTCACACGATGATTTTGCACCCCCGATTGTGGCGAGTGGGAATAGTCAATCGTTGCCCAAGCTCGTTTTAGCGTACGGCGCATGAGTGTCTCTCATGGTTGCTAAGATTGAGAGACTTTTTCGAGTTGGCAGATAGTCTTCTGGGGGAAATGTGGTGGTAATGGATTGAAGTAGGGGGAGGTCATCTTCTTTAGTACTGTTACTAGGTGGCAGTGGCGTGAAGGATCGCTTGGCTACAATTTAGTTTCATGCCAAGCAAGGGGCTCTTCTTCAGGAAAAGATGTCTTACAGAGGCTTCGGTATGGGTGTAGCTAGTTTTAAATACTAAAGGAAAATGTTGCAGGGTCGCTTGGGAGAATCTTCATGGGAAGGTCTTCGATCTTTATTTCACAGGCACGGAGGAAAAACTAGGAGTACTTGTTGAACTTTCCTCCACTCTTTTAATGTCCTTACGCTTCTCTCATTGCTTggacatctttttcttttgagaagaTGGCTAAGGAATCTGTTGCTTTGCAAATGGAAGTGTGTATGGTGAAGGAGGGTACGGTTGAGTTTGTTTTCGATCCTAGAAGAGTGGTTTTGGTGCTAAGCAAACGATTTTCTAATTCTTGGTCTTTGATTAAATGGATTGCGAGAAGTCTGAATACTGGTATAAAGTTGAACTTTTCAATGATAATGCAACACTTATTTCAGTTGTGCAATTGGTTTATTCTCGTGGAATGCAAGTTGGTTTATGGCTGGTAGATCAACAGTGTTCTTGGTTCAATGGTGAAAGTGTTGAAACATAATTGTTTCGGCACTCTTCAGGATCTGGTTATCAATTATGCATcgttttataataatttttcaatcttttaaaACACTCTTCTTGTTAAGTCATGAAATGTGTTTCTAAGAAAGGAGGGTAGCACAGTATTCATTTTGGAAGTGTATGAGtaaaaaattgatgaacaGAATAGAAAGGAGGNTCATTTTGGAAGTGTATGAGtaaaaaattgatgaacaGAATAGGAAGGAGATGGTTTATCCTGTTTGTGAAATTATATGCACAAATTAACCATTTCTAAACTTAATAATGTTGCACTCTGCATTTATGTAACTGNTTTCTAAGAAAGGAGGGTAGCACAGTATTCATTTTGGAAGTGTATGAGtaaaaaattgatgaacaGAATAGGAAGGAGATGGTTTATCCTGTTTGTGAAATTATATGCACAAATTAACCATTTCTAAACTTAATAATGTTGCACTATGCATTTATGTAACTGGTTTCTGTTGGGATTAATTTTGCAGTTCTTCTGAAGCAGTCAATAGGATTTACGAAATTAAAGGACGTAAACTTACGAGCCCTCTCGCCATTTGTGTTGGCGATGTCTCTGACATAACTCGTTTTGCTGTAGCAGACCATTTGCCTCATGGTTTGCTCGATTCTCTCCTTCCAGGACCGGTGACCGTTGTACTAAAAAGAGGTTTGTACTAcaaatctctttcttttgATAATGTAACCTTGACGAGCATTCTTTGATTGAAGAAAGTAGACGAGTAACTATTTTTTTGGGTAGCGTACTCGGCTTCTGTTGGGCGGGTTGAAACAATCTTTTGGATATTCTGTTCTTACGTTGATTAAAccgttttaattttttttaaatgctaAAGAGTACTCTGGGAGGGGTCCTCTCCCTATGGAAACNACAATCTTTTGGATATTCTGTTCTTACGTTGATTAAAccgtttcaattttttttaaaatgctaaAGAGTACTCTGGGAGGGGTCCTCTCCCTATGGAAACAAGATATTAATTTGACATATCCCTTATTAATGGATTGGACTGTCACACCTACATATCCAAGAATATGTTCATTTAGATTTTAGTCTCTAACCTTCCTGTAGTCTGAGTTTTTTacatttagattttttgtaGGCGAGTCGAGTATTCTTGAGAAATCTCTGAACCCTGGATTGGAGAGTATAGGAGTCCGTGTACCCGACGCTGACTTCATTAGGCTTATTTCCCGTAGATCAGGGACAGCATTGGCTCTTACAAGTGCTAATTTAAGTGGACAACCAAGCAGTGTCTGTGttaatgattttgaaaacCTATGGCAACACTGTGCTTATGTATATGATGGCGGCGTTCTTCCTGCTGGACGAGCAGGTTCTACGATTATCGACCTCACCAAGCGAGGGACGTTTAAGATAATCAGAGCTGGAAGGTATGTTTGTTCTTGTGATTCTTCTATTTTCGTTGTATGACTCAAACCATGGTGTGTATCATTCATGTTGATTCTACATTTGCAGTGCTAAGGAGCAGACTGTTGCAACACTTAAAAGGTATTCACTGTTAGAAGATGCAGATAGTGCTGCTTGAGTATCAGAATCTTCTCCACTTCCCAAACCATATCTGTTAGTCATTATAGATAGAGACTGCGATGGATTTTTTTAGGCCGAGTGAAAGTAGATCGATTCTTATGGTTTAAACTGATATGAAGCACGACCTAGGAATtttcatacctcaaggtccaattacaaggacgagagtcaagaagctacaacaaaccttatatacttatattcaagctatggtgagctcatcataagaaattctagaagacgttggagacctctctctcttatatgttgtgcaaagttgagcttaaaaaaagagatgaattaaatgtactttaagttgcatttaatgaactcagatagctaaatttatgaaattggTAAATTAGTCCAATgatgactaataagcacattttatTCATTGCACTTATATCAGactatttgtttgtcatatttaaactagttttaaatataggagttaaggttatattgtaacccacataCCACCGTTAACTAGTCATTTTAACAGGGAGGCTATGAGTATTTCTCATATCTTAGTCCATCTAATTTGGACTAATTTGGGAGTTACCTATCACTAAAGTAagcattattttctttgatcaGTATTTCTCATATCTTAGTCCATCTAATTTGGACTAATTTGGGAGTTACCTATCACTAAAGTAAGAGAGACATCAAATTTTGGAgttagaatataatttattttagctAAGTTTTTCATTACAAATTCTTGTATTTAGAACTTCAAATGTTATTGATTAAAACCTTCTGGAGTAATTTGAATTACgaattttctttactcttgatcataaaattttctttactcttgatcatGAAGGTAATTCATTTCATATTTGTCAAACAGATCATGAAGGTAATTCAATCTTGTATATCCACTTGCAGAATGTCTAAGACATGATGAGTGATATAAACAGAGTGATATAGACATTATTTACCAACATATTTGACATAGCGTGCCTCATTGCAAAGCATGACACAAAGTATTAACACAAAGTATTAAcgattttcatccaaaaattAATGGTATTAACGATTTTCATCCCAAATTAATGGTTAAGTTGTTTTTTTGGGTATTTGAttacaaattgaaaaagagaaacaaaactaaaatttctaaaagtgGAAGCATGAGAACAATCACTCTTTCAACTGTAAATCAACAACTAAACTAATATTTGTACATTTTGATCTTTACTGTAAACTAATCATATGTTTGAATTTACTCATCTCCAAAGTTAACAAttgaaagaagcaaaaacGCAAAGTTGGGTTAAAATGTACCGTAGCTTCGACCTCATCCACCTCCATTGGGtggttgaagatgaagaggcCAAGAGCAGGTCTGTGAGGCTTTTCATCAAACACCTAAGGAGCACTGCAGAATAACAACGCAGATACACCCAACTTCTAATTACTCTACCCACTTCCAAACCAACAGATCTCTTTAGATTTCACTCTCGAAACAAAGGGTTTCCATTACAGCACagattcaaaaagaaaaaccaaaaggagatagagagagagcaaAAAAGATTTTGAGTCTGTCAGACCGCCGTGCGACCATCCCAGGAAGGCAAGCCTACCCGAGAACGATCATCTACAGCCGCAGGACCGGAAAGCCCATTAGCCNaaggaaaaaaagattttgagtCTGTCAGACCGCCGTGCGACCATTCCAGGAAGGCCAAGCCTACCCCCGAGAACGATCATCTACAGCCGCAGGACCGGAAAGCCCATTAGCCGTTAGTCACGCTCTAGTCGCACAGCAGTGAATCATCCACCAGACTAAGGTTCTCGTCTCCTTAGAACTCAAAGACACAGTTGTACAACCTATAGAACAGATCCTGTTCAAGTAAGGTCGTGCCCTAAAGTCAACatctttctatttaaataatgatattatCATTTGCCAAtttccgatgtgggatataGGGCGAAAACAGCCATAGCCATCAAATCGGCTAATTTAGTGTAGGCATACAATGGTACCGGTAACCCTACTatacctttattttttataatNAAAGGCAACatctttctatttaaataatgatattatCATTTGCCAAtttccgatgtgggatataGGGCGAAAACAGCCATAGCCATCAAATCGGCTAATTTAGTGTAGGCATACAATGGTACCGGTAACCCTACTatacctttattttttataatatatataaaaaaaaaacagacctttttttataatttttcattgtATTTCaacatatattttgaaaactacactttacttaaaatttattttaaataaataattaaaaaacaattataaaagaaaataaatattatgtatctatataattataattaaacttaaccgtataaaattttcatttatttaaatctaatCTCAACCCAAATATATtcctttgaaaaaaaataaaataaaataaaataaaaaatcaaaattgaatgtTTGGAAAGACGCGCA
This genomic interval carries:
- the LOC111787429 gene encoding yrdC domain-containing protein, mitochondrial-like, whose translation is MLPTTMNTLPAKMVEGLSLIRTFATFPSSQLGAPNYGFVSFLHHNRGSRLNFPKTVWSLEKCSMRVENSLQALRPASEAFAQEATEALKAGKVIAVPTDTLYGLACDACSSEAVNRIYEIKGRKLTSPLAICVGDVSDITRFAVADHLPHGLLDSLLPGPVTVVLKRGESSILEKSLNPGLESIGVRVPDADFIRLISRRSGTALALTSANLSGQPSSVCVNDFENLWQHCAYVYDGGVLPAGRAGSTIIDLTKRGTFKIIRAGSAKEQTVATLKRYSLLEDADSAA